One window of the Candidatus Microbacterium colombiense genome contains the following:
- a CDS encoding Fur family transcriptional regulator, with product MDTDLDSALRDAGLRATAGRVAVLEALDSMAHTDAERVFRAVSVVLPTTSIQSVHNILADLTTAGLIRRIEPAGSAALYERRTGDNHHHVVCTSCGAVGDVDCVVGEAPCLTPSSAGGFTVQTAEVTFWGLCPSCQNAA from the coding sequence ATGGACACAGACCTCGACTCGGCGCTTCGCGACGCCGGGCTACGGGCGACCGCGGGCCGCGTCGCCGTTCTCGAGGCACTGGACTCCATGGCCCATACGGATGCGGAGCGGGTCTTCCGCGCCGTATCCGTGGTGCTGCCGACCACGTCGATCCAGTCGGTGCACAACATCCTCGCGGACCTGACGACGGCGGGACTCATCCGCCGGATCGAACCGGCAGGATCCGCAGCCCTCTATGAGCGGCGCACCGGCGACAACCACCACCACGTCGTCTGCACCTCCTGCGGTGCGGTCGGCGATGTGGACTGCGTCGTCGGCGAAGCGCCGTGCCTCACCCCGTCCTCGGCCGGGGGATTCACCGTCCAGACAGCCGAAGTCACCTTCTGGGGCCTGTGCCCCAGCTGCCAGAACGCCGCGTAG